CGCTCATAcgtgaaaattttcaaattaggCACCTTTTCCAAACGTGCCAAAACCTCTGATAGCGTTTTGCACTCTAGAGCCTCTTCTTGATCATGTGCTGCCGGTACTGGTGAAACACATTGCTTCTTCGTAGCTGATTCATTAGACTGACCACTCGACCCCTCATCAAGGTGAGGAAAAAACCTCCTTTTCTGATCAGTGAAGGCTTTGAGAGCTAACCTATAATATTGAATAACAGAATTCAAGAAATGGCTTCCTAAAAACAATACTCAGTTGGGATATACTATAATTCTAACCATGCTTATGCAAAATTTAGACTTCTTTGGAACACAAGCTAAAATATTGCTAAAAATAACTTCCCTGTAATCAATAATTGTTGAGTATAGGCAATACAGAGCCAATGTAACAAGCAGGAAGACCAATTCTCTGAATTTAACACCAACCTGGTCCTGTCAACTGCAGACGCACCGGCTTGGCCGGCGAGCTGGCGCTTCCAGGCATACGCAACCACGGCGCCGTCTGGACATACCAAGGGCATGTGCAATCCCCAAGAATTGCTTCGCGATCTCAGAGACTCGTTCAGAACCCCAGACTCTTCTAGCTGCCTTCCTAACAAAAATTAgcacaaaaaccctaaaaaaattgTGGCTTTTCCAATGCCTGCTTACAGTAAACCtaggtagagagagagagagagagaggaggtaCCGACGGCGCGGAGGTCAAGGAGGTGTTGACGCATGGAGGCGTCTTCGTTGAGGAACAAGTGGAGAGGCTTGGTGCTTTGGTGAGGCTGAGCAGCCACGAATAGAGCTTCGAGAAGGCGGTCGGCGCCAAGCCTTATGTCCGCGATCAGGCGGCCGGCGTCGGAAAGCCGCTCCATTGCCAGCGCCACCTGCTTCGGCGGCGCCTCCGCCGTGGTGGGCCCTGCAGAGGAAGATGGCGGAGTGTGGTTTTGAATCGTCGCCTGCGGTTGCTGTTGTTGCATTCTCTGTGGTGTACTAGCGTTTGGTTGCCGAGGAAAGTGTAGTCTAACTAAAGTAGATGGTTCTGTAAGGACTCCGACTAGGCAATCTACTTGACTCTTTTACCCGATTCATTTTTGAAACCCGGTGCCCTGTTAAGAACcctaataaataatttttaatctGTCATTAAATTTAGGTGatgattttctcatttttcttttgtccacTTGCACTTCTTTTATAGACAAAAAAGGAATGAGAAAATCAGCTcctttaaattttatatgaaatttcaattttgttactgacaaaaaatttaatcaaatttatcattgtattatttaaaattttcaatttgtagacatgcaattattttttgttagcTGGCTCATATGTGATATTTCGTCATTGAATTTTACATTAAATTACAATTTAATTACTAAGTAGAAAAACTTAACCAAATTGGTCAAAATATAACTCaacatttataatttataaatattaggCAAAACATCACTTTTGGTCTCTGTGATTTACTACTTTTACCACTAAAGTCCttgtggtttcaatttgatcatttttgcctatgtgattttcaatttaagCAATTCAAGTCCAATCTCCAATTTCTGTCAAATTAAGTTAACTGCTGTTACTTGTTGAGGGGCATTTAattccaaaaacaagaaagagagaaagaaaaaaaaaagaaaaaaaaaagaaaaagagaaggcaaAAGATAGGAGAAACTCTAGAATATTGTGACTTTTTAAGCTCTATGGTGTTAGAGATCGGTGGATGAAAGAGTGCTAGTACTACAGTCAAAATAATCATCTTGagaaaacccagaaatcaGAAATTCCTAAAAAGATTCCATGAAACTATTCTCTGCTGGAACTCCATGACCTCCATATCTAAAGACtgagaaaaatccaaacaagggaaaaaaaaagttaaaaaaagcTCACTACTACTTGTCGAGTTTCTCGCTCTTCCTTCTttcttagagcaactccattCATTTACCCTTTGCCATGGTAAGGGGAGGGCTAGGGCAGTCACTATacatgtgaatagtggttgtcCTTACAAAAAGCCATTTCCGTTTCCACccgttgccatggcaaagagcaattattattcatttttttgttttcttcacaaatttttttatctcaataattaatttgaataatattttcggataagatttcgGGTTcttacgtgtcaatactattcatatctcataatcggataaaatttttagtttcaaattttagataagttttaaaaaaaattggctggtatttatagaaaaaaattcattatttttttagtatttaaaaaaatattttttattattttattgcaaaaaaattggctgccgttggattggaggaaaAAATTTGATTGAAGTGCCCAGACGACGCCACGTGacaacaggaaaaaaaaatttaaataagtGGGCTGACGCCAGCCCAAAACTCAGGCTACTCCCCCTCGAGCCAGCCCAGGCTCGTCGCCTCCACCTCTTGCCCGGGCAAGCCTTTGCTGCTGGAAACGTGATTTGTGCTCAAACGCCACCAGCCCGCCCCTTGGCTTCTCCGCTGGAATTGCTCTTATCAACTCTGTCaagtaagaaagaaaagggagaATCCCCAAACGCTCAAAACCGACATGCAAAGAGACCCTCTACTCTAGAGTCACGATCAAAGGACAAGACGTGCATGCATCAAACAACAGAACAAAGAGAGTTCGTATTTTGTTCCTTCTTTTGCTTGTTGGGCTCAGCTTTATTTccactttctttcttgtttttgttttgttttatgctCTGGTTTTGTGTCCTTGCTTAGTACTAAGCTCTTAGAAAAACTGGTTTATCAGAAAAATGATTCAGATTTTGGAAACAAACAAGGGCCAGCCCAacttacaaaatcaaaaacAACGGCTGGTCATGAATAAAAACCCagaatgaaaacaaacaaaaaactggTCATGAAAGATGATCAATTGATCATTGTTATGTGTGTGCCCTCTCTCTGACTCTTTATCTCTATTTTCTTGGTGGGGTTTCTATCTCTTCTACTCtgtttccttctctctttattTGCCCACTAAATCAGTTTCTCTCCAAGTCTCATGTTTGTACAAATCACGTCTCCCATCCCACACGTTAGAAAGCTCTTTTGCACTGAATAGATTGAAAAGAGATGTTATAATCATGCAACCAAGCCAACAGAACTGGATGAatacaaaacaacaaataaatgacAAAAGAATACAAAAGGCACCGATTGAAGTGCCGTCAGTTTCCTCTCATGTCAAAAAGTCGGAAGCTTCACAACGTAATCAAAGCTCCACCAACAAATTGAAGACCAGGATCAGAACGACGACGAAATAGAATAAGTCCAGTGCCAAATAGTAGTCTCCAACTTCACTGGCGGCTCCGAGAACTTCAAAGAACAACCAAGTTCTGCTACGACATTAAGATCGCGGTGGTGGAGTTTACTGGGTTGGGGAGATTGGGCCGTGTGGGCTGCTGGGGGGTGGGTGTGGCTGACGGCTTCTCTTCCCCTAtagttttcttattattattaattttttttctccctttcttgtttttggacTTAAATGCCCCTCAATAAGTAACAGCCGTTAACCTAATTTAACAGGAATAGAGATTGAACTTGAATTgcttaaattgaaaattagaaggacaaaaatgaaaaccacaagggcaaaaataatcaaattgaaatcacATGGATTTTAATGATAAAAGTGATAAATCACATGGaccaaaagtaaaattttgcctaaatattatatattacaAATGCTGAGTCATACagtaattaatttaattaattttttttcaatgatcaaattgaaatttcgtATATAATTTAAGAACGAAGAATATATTTAACCAAGTGATTAAATAGAGATGACATAAATACCAGTCGAATTAGGTGCCAACcctaataaaaaaagatttcGGGAAAAATCGAGAACcgaattttaaaaatccccATTAAAGATGGGCCGGTATGGTCACAGTAAAAATCCCCATTCTTCTAACCAAAGGCTCTCTTGTGTGTgaccaaatgaaaaaaagcCTCATTCAAACTTgacattttatttataaaaaaaccctgagaaaaagttaacaaaaatatacaaaataaaaaataaaaataaagaacaaacGCAGCCACCCAGAGTTCCCACCTCTCCGACGGCAAACCTTCGAAAAGGTTATAGGCCCCTCTTCAAGTCCATTCAGTGCAAGCACGACGCCGTTTTGGTTCTTGTCAAGAGAACTCGCATCTCCGAGATACACCATCTGTTTGGTTGCCGAGAAAAGGTAGATAccaaatataatttcatttatttttatttttctctgtgCCTCGAATGCTTGCTGTCAGCGTACATGtttcaattgattttgagCTTACTTCGACTTTTATTTTCATGTCATGAAAACCTGAACAGTATATTGCTTAGATACGTAGAGttcttgttctttctttttttgactTCCCCTAGTTTTCTCAGCTGCCAAACAGGAGCTGATTTAGTGCTCCTGGAAACGTCGCCGTATTGCAGTTTAAGCATTACCAGTACCAGTATAATGGGTTTTTATTCAGAAACTAAATAaacttgttttgttgtttttctttgtgtaaGCTGTAGTTATAAATGGCAGGCCCTAAGGGAAAGAAGCAGCAAAAGCGCGGTGTCGACTTCAAAGTAATAAACTTTTTGATATTATGAGTCTGCTATGTTTTGGAAATTCAACATGTGAAACCGTTGTTTGCAtctgttgtttatttttcttttatattttcctcAGAAAATAAAGCGAAAGATTGGTAAAAAATTGCCACCAGCAAAGAATGCTACAAATACTGAAATTAAATCCAAAGGTACTGAATCTGTTTTTGCATTCATATGTTCCTATTATTTCTTTATACAGCTGTGTCATTTGTTCATTGATTCTGCTGTTTCCCTGGATGATTAGACAAGACtcataaattaatcaaaaggAAATTCTGTCACCTGTTCAACataaattgtttatttttgttggtggaattcttttagaaatttttttttttcctcaaagtGGCTCGGTCCAAACTGAaaaggtgtttttttttttgggatgatgAGAGGAATTAAGGTgaaatttctttctcttgattaattgaaatagttttttaatttttttttccaccaaAATGAATGAGTAGCCTGTGTGCtcctattttgagttgtcaaATATTGTTGTGAACTAGCATCTCTAATGAGTATTAAGTAATGGTTACTGTGAGCAGCAATTATTCTTCCCGAGCAGAGTGTGGCATCGGAGAAGGCAGGATTAGCAGTGAATAAGAGAGGTTTAACATTGAAAGAACTTCTTCAGCAAACATCCCATTACAGCTCAAAAGTTCGTAAAggtattttgttgttattttatAGTATCAGTTTGATGCAAAATTTAGTAGTACCTTCCAAAATATGAGCATTAATCTATTTTTAACCTGAATAGATTAATTTTTTATCATGTATTTCTGCACATTCATTGGggtttttaatgttttaatcGTAGAAGTCACTTCCTTTTCAATAATTATGCTGTCTTGGAAGCTGTTTCCCATAGTTATTTTTTCTACTGTATCTAATGTTCTTAAGCTTTATTTCTTCGTGAAGAGGCATTGTTGGGTATTAAGGATTTATTCAAAAAGTATCCAGAAGAGTTGAGGCTGCACAAGTATGCTGTTATTGAAAAGCTGCGAGAACGCATTGGCGATGATGATGATAGAGTAGCTCGAGAAACACTACATGAACTTTTTAAGTCAGTAATTCATGCTGGTTGTAAGGaggtaatttttgttttcttttttgtctgaATGCAGCAGGTGAAAACTTGGTTCTGCATTAAACGTAtaaatgcaaaagaaagacGATTATATTTGATTAATCTCAGTTGAAGAAACATTTGGGTGGTTGATTATACTGTTTTTCCGCGTAATTCTTTCATGATAGATGTTTTTCCCCATAacgaatttcaattttttccatGTAAAGCATCACTTATTTTAAGATTTTAAAGAGCCAGGCCAGAATTCTGGATCTGCGAAACCGTTCCTAGCTGGGTGAAATGGAATTATTTCTGTTTCAGTTTATAGAGCTTCACATAAATTATCATTATAACACTTATTCTTTTTACTTcctattattttcttttcttattcttatGCATCTTCAGTTCTGTAGAACTATTAGATTTTCAGTACCGTAGGACAATTTGATAGTTTCAAATCTGTCTACTTCTTTTGCTGCGCTTATGGATTCAACTCAGTTACAACATTGTTTGACTTATTTTGGTGTTATCATCACTATTATCTTTAAAGTCATTGATGTTTATAGCCAATGAATATAATATGACATTtgtttccttattttcttGTCCAGGATAATCAAGAGCTTTTCGTTTCCTTGATGATGCCCTACATATTTAATGCAATGACACATTTAGCAATCGATGTTCGGTTGATGGCTTTCACATTTTTGGAGCTTGTCATCCAGTACCATCCaccttcctttttcttgtatgCTGAAAAGGTATCCAATGTTTTtattggattttatttatttgttaaatgTGTTCTTCTGTTGAATGGAACCTAAGAATTTCTGATTTATGTTTTGGTCATTAACTATGAACTGTTATATGATTTGTTGTTCTCctatgcttttattttattgttctaGTGGGGAATCTGCTTTTACCTGTCACAAAATTTTGATGTTGCATCATCATTTTTTGAAGCTGCACATTGTCTCTTACTAATAGAGTTTTTAGGAGCAATGGTCCTTAAACTATAACCTTATTTGCATTTTGGCccttcaatttccaaaatggttgTCATGATCCTTCAACTCTATGGTGTCAATTCCATTAACTTTTTCTGTCAATTTTGAGCATGTGCATGGCACATGGTGTACTGTTGAGGGTCGAAAACGGAAATTACTTGGCTCATGATGATCTCCTCTCGAAGGATGACGTGGCCCACTAACAAGGTAACAcatgtattttgtttttgtttcaattggTTTTTTAACTCAGGCTTTCTCTCTGTATTTCCAGTCGGCAAGATACCAGCGACTTGAACTTCTGCCAAAATGTTCTCCCCACCGGAGCACCAGCCATAGCCACCCAAGAGGATCCTCCACCTGAGTGCTCCATAGGCACCCAACACTCCATACCCACCCTCCCTTTCCTTGAATTCAATCTTTCAACCTCCACTAATCCCAAATTCCCTGACCCAAAACAAAGGCTTGATCCCAATAATTGCATGGTTGGTGTTGGTCATGGAGAACACCACCATCCccattttttctcaaaatgttttcaaaataaaaacgaGACAGTGAGGGTGGAGGTTAGCGGTGGGATGGGGGGGTGGTGGGTGAGGTCCTAAGGTGGGATGAGCTAAGAATGTGGGAATGGGGGTGGGGCGGGAGGGGAATGAGGTCAGCAGAGAAAGCCTGGGGAGATTTGGGATTAGGGTGGGGTGGTGAGGGTGACGGTAAGGAGGGGTTGGGGGTTGTGTGGGTTGTGGTTtaggttgggttgggttggagTGGTTCTGGCGACAATGGGATGaagggttttattttttttggtgaaaggGAATATGAGTTTTAGAGTGCTGGGAACTAAAAATAACTTAAAAAGACCATTGTACCCTTACATTTAACGAAAAAGATAACAGAACTAATGTCAGGATCAACAATGCCATCAAAAGTGGAGTTGAAGGATCATGATgaccattttggaaattgaaggACTGAATGCAAATCATGTTATAATTCAGGGACTACTGCTCCTAAAAACCCCTTACTAATATTTAATGGAAATTAATGACTTAGAGTTTTTGTACTTCTCTGTGGTCATGTATTACTGATTGTTGCCTTATTCAATGACATTCTTTTTCTCCAAGACTATGATGGAAAACTTGTCTTTCTGTAATTCTTGGTATGTTCTTTGCTTACATTTTGCTCAATATTAGGCAAGTTACTGGGTTTTTCTTATAGATGTTGAGCTTTAGGTTCCTTAACCTCTTTTCCCTTTAAGCAGATATTcttaattgaatttttatccAGGGTTTGCATGTATGATctagtttgttttgttggccATTGCTTTATTTCTCACCAATCAATTATGGCTTAGTCCTTTGTGCATGTGTGTTTCCTGTCGCTTGGTGATTTAaatcttttgttttggatgcTAAACAGTCTAAAGTTTAGACGAACTCAAAAGTGACTCTTTCCGTGTTATTGTTCTCTTTTGTATTTAGGGATAGCTTTTAAGGCTGTTTCAATGATTGCTTTATTGACagattcttcaaagctttgaggATATTCTGCGGCGGAACCAGTTTTATTTGGAGGACAAGAAGAAGCTCAAGACTGCTCTTGCCGGGTTGGGGCAATGCTTGTCGCTGTTGCCATGTAACAAGAGAGAAGTCAGCTCATTAGAAAAGGtactttttagtttttttaaacttgGAAGACTACTAACTGGTTtgcatgttttctttattgtttGTATTGTGTGGTGTGAACCTGCATGTCTCCTTGGATTTCTTTATCTGTATTCCTTCATTGCATGTTACTGGTGGAACTTCTGCTGCTAAATTTTGTTATTATCATCATTGTTTTATTGGTCGCATAAAATTTTCACCAATATATGATTTAACAGGTTTTACTTTGGTCCTGTTATTGAACTTGTGATATTTTTTCTGGAGTTTTGGGGAAGCAAGATGTTTGCAACGAATAATTCACCAATCATGTTGCTAGCTTAAGAAGTATAAAGACTGTCACGTTGCAGGGGATGGATACATGGCACCAGGAACATGCACATGAATTGAGTGaatcttaatttatttattagttttCAATGGATTGGTCAGGCGGTTAGTGTAGTAGAAACTAGTAGTTGTAAAGTTAAACTTAAAAGGGAGAGTCTCTCACACATCCAAATTTTAAACTATATTTTCCTTTACTTAGTTACTTTAGACATGTGAAagttttgaataaatattctttttatacTCACTAATACCATGCATGATCTgcttttcaaaataaaaaaaatgcatgatCTGACTTCTGAAGCTGGATGAACCATTTTGAATGGgagaaagtttttttttccttcttcttcttttatttgggTAAAAGTGGTGGCCAGAGGccgaaaggaaaggaaaaaaataatcttGGAATAGTTCAGACCCTAATAGCCCCAATTACATCATGAAAGATCAATTGTTCACAGTAGCCAGGGAGAAACTGTTTTGAATTGTGCTTACCAGTCTTTTGCCTTTGTTATGCCAATGACTCTCTGTCTCTGATATCTTTTCTTGTTCTTAATAGAATGATGCCGGACAAAGGATGCTGCATGCTTTTGAGCCCGATTTGCCTGCAAAATCTGCTGGTATGTGAAAAACTGGTGCCTTGTGTGTATATGCTGTTATCAGTTATGTTCTACTGAGGGCACCATTTGTCTAGTCATGGCTCATGTCACAGCATAGATCAATATGACTTTGATAGTTGAAGTGCCTGAACTTTTACATGATAGTACTTCTTCcgttatataattttattagttTGTACTTCTTAGGTTCAAATGCCTTGCATTTGGATGTATTCTCAGAGCGGGGGAAATGAAAGTTCTCTCTGATAATAATATTATCAAAtagctttttctttatattctGCTAATAAGTTATGGTTTAGTGGGACAAAGCAATCCACAATCCAAGCACctccattttatttatttaatttttcttttcttttcttattggCCTATCATCTTCTTGCTTTCTTTTGTAGGATGTTCTGTCATCATCCCAAAACTAAAAGACCTTGTGCCAGTTCTAGTCAATTGTTTCCAAGATTTTATTCCTGAAGTTCAGAGGGGTTCACTTCTTGATCAACAATCATTTGATTGTATGTTGTCCATACTTCACAGTATCAACCTTGCAGTGAAGTTCTTTTTCTATATGACTGATGAGGGTAAATTGGAATCACGACCTTCTCAAGAAGGGCTTGATGTGACTATGTTGACTATCTCTATGACACTATTGAAGAAGTTACTAGTATTGTTTCCCCTTAACATGACAAATCAACTTTCAGAAAAGGTATGACCTTAATATAACTTTAAAACTCATCATCGTTACTGCAAATGACTTCCTTTAGAGACTCCTGGTTGGTGTCACTTTATTTTACATCTGTTTTATAGCCTTcctgttttaatttttcagcaAACATGGGCCTGTACTGTTGAAtattaatgatatttttgatgtttctctttttggctgcatttttttttttccgataCTTTCTTTTTGTACAGTTAGTCAAATTTTTCATCGTGTGCGTCCAATTTCTCTCAATATTTTCATTGATATATCCATAGTTTCAGACACTGGATATTTCGTTTGCATTGATGTTTAATACATTGCGAAAATCATAAATTTGTTATAGACTATGGTACTAATGGCATGAATAATGTGTGTTTGACCTTTACATTTCTGTTCTGTTTCTGTATTTTGAGTCCATTACAATTTATTAGTATCAAAACATGTTGACCTTTTCATAGAAGGTTGTAGAATGTTTCCAGAAAGAAGTCTTAATACCTTGGCAGCTCTCACATTCTTGAAACTCGAGTGTATAAGAACCCTATTCTATGATTTGTGCTTGGGTtcaaaaaactaaaagcaaAGTTTAAGATCTAGGTAGGTGCTATATGGTCATCAATTATCCTATTCAGGGTGTCTGTCTATGTGAGgcttattctctctctctctctctctctctctctctctctctctctctctctctctctctctctctatagtAGCTCATACCCCTTTTCATGAGGGATCTTTCATTGTCAGTATTAAAAGTTCTCTATCAACTGTTCTTGCTCTTTTTGTAACTTGAATTGGCTCTTTCCAAATTCTGTTTGGCAGGATGATGTTGAATATTTTGGCTTGAACGCTGAGTTGACAGAAATATTTTTATACTTAAGCAAATGGATCTCCCCTCCTGCTATTTTATTGGAAAAAGTTTTAGAATTTCTGGAAAATTCTCTGCTTCGAAAGGTCTGATTGATTCTTGTaccataatattttattatgaagTTACATTGCTTGCGCTTCAAAATTCTGCATCATGCACTCTGTATTTTCTCGAAGGCACTGATTTAGGCGCGATAACATTTTATGCttgattatttttaataaaaatgggAAAGAGGCACAGAGTTCTGACCAAAAAAGAGGGAGTGCAGTTGtggtttatttttctgttttttctaATCTAATGAGCTGATGCATTTTGTAGCGCTATTGTACAGAAGGAAAAGTTATGATTAATGTGTTTGATAGAACAATACAACTGAGAGATTGTTATTTGCAGTATTAATCTTTTTAGGAAATTTTTTATGCTCATCTTGCCATGATAGTTTAGAAAACACAAATGCATCCTATTTTAGTTACTGTATGTAGTATTTTGGGAGGTATAGACAATAAATTAGTGGTATTGTACTGTATTATGTTTCAGGTTATTATAACATCCAGATACTCTTTGTAAAGCTTCTTTTAAATAGTTGGGAATTTGTTATTTTACAGATCTGCCCTGACACACGTATTGGTAAAGCTTTGGAGAAGCGGGAGAAGTGGAAGAAGCgggagaagaaggagaagcagGAGAGGCAGGAGAAGCAGCTGAAGCATTTAATTTcacttcttccttttgttcCAAAACTTGTTTCCCAAGTGCCAGATGACTGGAAGTCTCGCCTTCTTCAGGTGTGACTCGTgcttaataataatttgaatcCCAAGAGCTTATCATCAGCGTATTCTGTCAGCTgccttttttcttcataaggTTGTGTAACTCTAGGTTTTGTTCTTCAAAGAATTAGAGGTTCCTAAATTACACATAAACcttcgacccaaaaaaagaagttataCATAAACCATTATGGTAGTGTTAATTGATTAACTTCTTTTGAATTATGAAAATGATGTTATCTAATTGTCTTTAATTTCAGGCTTTCACTGAGGCATTCAAGGACTGCAATCATGTGTCCCCTTTGAAGTTGGCTTGCCTTTCCATTATGGAGGAGATGCTAGTTCCTGTAAGCTTGATTGTATACCTTTTTGCAGTTTCTCCAAGATTCTTTCTCAGTATACCAGTTGGCATTTCTtactaccaaaaaaataataataataataataataataataaaaagggaaattcAGACTgcctatctatctatctatatccctttcaatttgaattttgatatatttttctgCAAATCGTAGAGACAAGACGTGCTGTACCTGGATCCTAGTGTTCCTGAGATATTTGACTTTCAGATTGCCTGGATAAGAGAGCTTCCTATGTTGCTGATCCTGATGGGTGATAAAAACCCATCCTGTTCCCAGGTGACTATTTGCTTAACATTGTAAAACAATAGTAGTGACACAGCAGAAACAAGACACTTGGTGTTGACAGTGCTAAAGATTAAAACGCCTGAATTTTTTAGCATCTTGTATCTCTGTGTCATGACCTGATCTgcaatatttcattatttatcgttttattttttgcatagTCATTGTTTTATATCACATATGCTTTTTCCCCCCTTTAAAATTAGATGCCTTTTCAGGTTGTGTTGCACCTTCTACTTCGCCTGGGACAACGTTCATTAATGAACTCTTCCTTTGCACGGGAATATGACAACATGCAATTCTCACTGCAACCATTTTTCAGCAATCAAAATGATGGTAAAGAGCCCAATTCAATAGAGACACTTGTGTTCTTTTTTATGGATTAATCATCCATCAGCATACAATTCGGCTTCTTATGGTACTCTCTTTTGTTCTTGCAGGAGATAGTCCCTTTGTAAAGCTTCCCAGAGATTCTCAGGAACTCTCTCTTTGCTGCCTGTTTTATTTCTCTCATTTGGATTCACTTTTGCTGAAGTCAATAGCTGATTGTTGCCTTTGTAAGTTTCTCATGTCTGCCTCGGTTATATTCTGGATCGATTTGACAGCTTAGGGTTTGGTATGCTGTAAGCAGTTCATATCATCTTTAGgcgttttttatttataagtttcATGCACTACACAACTAAATTGGTCAACTTAATATGCAAACTATTGTTTTTATCATAACACTCATAAAGGAACCTTGTAATTCCAAA
Above is a genomic segment from Prunus dulcis chromosome 7, ALMONDv2, whole genome shotgun sequence containing:
- the LOC117636108 gene encoding mediator of RNA polymerase II transcription subunit 27 — encoded protein: MQQQQPQATIQNHTPPSSSAGPTTAEAPPKQVALAMERLSDAGRLIADIRLGADRLLEALFVAAQPHQSTKPLHLFLNEDASMRQHLLDLRAVGRQLEESGVLNESLRSRSNSWGLHMPLVCPDGAVVAYAWKRQLAGQAGASAVDRTRLALKAFTDQKRRFFPHLDEGSSGQSNESATKKQCVSPVPAAHDQEEALECKTLSEVLARLEKVPNLKIFTYERLDWLKRASSLPENESPSETLKDHNFHSSSKLRAGPLGDVAPDKVAVIELLFPSLFRAVVSLHPAGSTDPDAVAFFSPDEGGSYIHARGFSIYHVYKHITEHAAMALQYFIGVRAETALYTLLHWICSYQTLFTKVCSKCGRLLSMDRQSALLLPPVYRPYRQFSASNISSNLNLARAYHVGCYSEEL